The genomic interval CCGGGGCGTGCATTCGAAGATGACCATCGAGTTGTTCAGCGGCGGCACCAGCAGGTCGGGCGCGGGGTCGTGCCTGCCGTGCACGTGGGCGAACAGGGCCGTCTCGCCGCCGTCGCCGGCCGTCCAGGACGGATCGTTGGCGAGGTAGAACATGACCGCCACGCCGCGCACCAATTCGCGTGCGGGAGTGCCGGGTTCGCGTTCACCGTGCTGGATGTCGACCGAGTCGTCGGGCAGCCGGGTCTCGTCCGCGGCCGGCGGCTCCGCGCCGGGGAACCAGGCGGGCGCGAGATCGCTGTGCGGCCAGCCGCGCGGACTGGCCGGCGGGTGATGATGCACGGCTCCTTCGATGTCGCCGGTCCCGCGCACCCCCGCGACGCCCGCGATCAAGTCGTGCCATTCGCGGGAACTGAACAGCGCCAGCGGACCGTCCTGCAGTTTGTTCAACGAGATCGCGTCCGCGCTGTAGAGCTCGTTGACCTCGTGGAAGTCCGCGAGACGGTCGCGGCGCACGCGCAGGTACTCGGCGGCCAGGCGTTGATAGAACTCGTCGACGAACACGTCGCGCGCGTAGACGTGCGGAAACGGTGTGGCGCGGCGGACCCACCGCCGATGCGCGAACAACTCGGTGAACCACCCCGGTAGCGCGGGCGCCGGGCTTTCCATTACGCCGGTCAAGGTCACTCCCTCCCAAACGAACATCGCGATCCTATGGGGTCGGCGCGGTGTTCGAGGGCCCGGTTAAGGAGAAATTGATGCTGTACCGACAAAACTAGAACGTGTTACTGTCGGTTGATGGTGCACCCGCCAGTCGATGCTGCCGCTGCCGCGCCATGGCGATACTCGTGGTACGCGGCAGTTTCGAGCGTTGCGGGCGGCCGCCTGAACTGTAACCCGTTCTATGGCTAGGGAGACCAGCACGCCATGCGTACCGAAATCTGCGACCGGCTGGGGATCGAGTTCCCCATCTTCGCCTTCACTCACTGCCGCGACGTTGCCGCCGCGGTCAGCAATGCCGGTGGCATCGGCGTGCTCGGCGCGGTCGGTTTCACCGCCGAACAGCTCGAGGTCGAACTGGCCTGGCTGGACGAGCATGTCACCGGCGTCTACGGCGTGGACTTGGTGATCCCGTCCAAGTACGAGGGTAAAGGTGTCGAGGGCCTGAGTCCCGAGGAACTGGAAGCCAAACTGGCGGAAATGGTTCCGCAGGGGCACCGGGACTTCGCCGAGAAACTGCTCAACGACCACAACGTGCCGCACCTGCCCGACGACGAGCAGGTCAACCAACTGCTCGGCTGGACCGCCACCACCGTCGCGCCGCAGATCGAAGTCATCCTGAAGCATCCCAAGGCCAAGCTGGTCGCCAACGCGCTCGGCACCCCGCCGGATGACGTGATCAAGCAGATCCAGGACTCCGGTCGTCTGATCGGCGCGCTGTGCGGGTCGGTCAAGCACGCGCTCAAGCACAAGGAAGCCGGTCTGGACTTCGTCGTCTGCCAGGGCACCGAGGGCGGCGGTCACTGCGGTGAGGTCTCCTCGATGGTGTTGTGGCCGCAGGTGATCGACGCCATCGGCGATCTGCCGCTGCTCGCCGCGGGCGGTATCGGCAACGGCCGTCAGGTCGCCGCCGCCATGGCGATGGGCGCGGCCGGCGCGTGGACCGGTTCCATCTGGCTCACCGTCGAAGAGGCGAATGTGCCGCCCGCCCAGATGCAGAGCTACATCGAGGCCTCCAGCCACGACACCGTGCGTTCGCGCGCCTGGACCGGCAAGCCGGCCCGCATGCTCAAGAACGACTGGACCGAGGCCTGGGAAGCGCCGGAGAACCCGAAGCCGCTGCCCATGCCGCTGCAGATGATGGTCGCGATCGACGGCGTCAAGCGCGGGCATCGCTACCCCGAGCAGGCCAAGGATGTGAACTTCAATCCGGTCGGTCAGGTCGTCGGCATGATGAACAAGGTGGAGCGTTCGGCCGACGTGGTCGCGCGCCTGATCCAGGAGTACGTCGACGCCTGCGAGCGCCTGAACAAGCTCAACGACGCGTTGTAACCGCGTCGGAACCGGCGCCACGCGGTCCGTTTGCCATAAGCTTGCTGGATTGTCGGCAGCGGCGGAGGTGAGCGGGCGGCGTGGACGCCGATCGGGTGAGTCAGTGGACTGACGCACGGCTTCGGGGTGCGGTCCATTTCGTGTTGCGCCGCATGCCCGCTCCCCGTCCGCCGCTGGCGCAGGCCCCGCCGCCGGAGGAACCGCCGGTCTCGGCGGATCTGCTGGATCTGCTGCGGCGAATCGGTGTGGCGCTGATCGGCGCGGGCGAGACCACGAACCGCGTGCAGGCGCTGCTCGACGAACTCGCGCGTCGCTACGGTGCGCAGGGGGTGCACTTCTTCGTCCTGCCCACCGGCGTTTTCGTCCGGATCCAGGATGCGCGCGGTTCCGCGGTCGACATGCTCGGCGCGTCGATCGGCACCTTGCGTCTCGACCAGATCGCCGAGCTCTACCGGCTGCTGGATCGGGTGAAGGAGAAACTGCCGCCGCCCACGGAGGTGACCGCGGCGCTCGGCGACATCCTCGACTCCAAGCCGCGCGCCCCCGTATTGCTCACTCTGCTCGGCCAAGTCGTACTGACCGTCGGACTGGGCCTCATGCTCAATCCGGCGGAGCCGTCACTGGTCGGCTACTGCGTGCTCGGTGTGCTGGTCGGCCTGCTGGTGTGGGTCGCCGAGAAGGTTTCGCTGCTGTCGCTGGCGCTGCCGGTCACCGCCGCCGCGCTGGTTTCGGCGGTCGCGTTCGGGTTTCCCGATCAGCTGTCCGGCGGGCATCCGAGTCAGCTGGTGATCCCAGCGGTAGCCACCCTGTTGCCAGGTGCCATGCTCACCAACGGCACCATCGAATTGGCCACCGGTTCCATGGTCGCCGGGGCGAGCCGGCTGATGTACGGCATCAATATGCTGTTCCTGCTGTCGTTCGGACTGCTCATCGGCCTGGAAGTGCTGGGACCACGCCCGGTTCCGGAAGCCAGCGGGCCGGACCAGATGGGCTGGTGGGCGCCCC from Nocardia goodfellowii carries:
- a CDS encoding nitronate monooxygenase — its product is MRTEICDRLGIEFPIFAFTHCRDVAAAVSNAGGIGVLGAVGFTAEQLEVELAWLDEHVTGVYGVDLVIPSKYEGKGVEGLSPEELEAKLAEMVPQGHRDFAEKLLNDHNVPHLPDDEQVNQLLGWTATTVAPQIEVILKHPKAKLVANALGTPPDDVIKQIQDSGRLIGALCGSVKHALKHKEAGLDFVVCQGTEGGGHCGEVSSMVLWPQVIDAIGDLPLLAAGGIGNGRQVAAAMAMGAAGAWTGSIWLTVEEANVPPAQMQSYIEASSHDTVRSRAWTGKPARMLKNDWTEAWEAPENPKPLPMPLQMMVAIDGVKRGHRYPEQAKDVNFNPVGQVVGMMNKVERSADVVARLIQEYVDACERLNKLNDAL
- a CDS encoding 2OG-Fe(II) oxygenase: MFVWEGVTLTGVMESPAPALPGWFTELFAHRRWVRRATPFPHVYARDVFVDEFYQRLAAEYLRVRRDRLADFHEVNELYSADAISLNKLQDGPLALFSSREWHDLIAGVAGVRGTGDIEGAVHHHPPASPRGWPHSDLAPAWFPGAEPPAADETRLPDDSVDIQHGEREPGTPARELVRGVAVMFYLANDPSWTAGDGGETALFAHVHGRHDPAPDLLVPPLNNSMVIFECTPRSWHTFAGANVHDRNCVVMWLHRPKAEAVRRWGEGHIVQW
- a CDS encoding threonine/serine ThrE exporter family protein encodes the protein MSQWTDARLRGAVHFVLRRMPAPRPPLAQAPPPEEPPVSADLLDLLRRIGVALIGAGETTNRVQALLDELARRYGAQGVHFFVLPTGVFVRIQDARGSAVDMLGASIGTLRLDQIAELYRLLDRVKEKLPPPTEVTAALGDILDSKPRAPVLLTLLGQVVLTVGLGLMLNPAEPSLVGYCVLGVLVGLLVWVAEKVSLLSLALPVTAAALVSAVAFGFPDQLSGGHPSQLVIPAVATLLPGAMLTNGTIELATGSMVAGASRLMYGINMLFLLSFGLLIGLEVLGPRPVPEASGPDQMGWWAPLIGVLLIGLGHSWRASAPPNSLGWLLVVLYVTYGAQLVGQNFSGQLLGSFLGGLAAVPAAYFVQRRKNAPPSQVAFLPAFWMLVPGGIGLTGVSNLVGQGNSGGLHVIASALLTVLSIALGVMVGSGLVGDQRPRISTLLDTILPADRRSAAARDEKQK